Genomic window (Candidatus Methylarchaceae archaeon HK02M2):
TCCTTTAGTATTCCAACTCTCGCATTCTTTCCTCAGATCCAATATGAAAATTTCACGATTGAGAGGATTAATCTTAAGTGGACAATGAGAGGAAATTTTTCAAATGTAAATGAAGGCTTTTTTGTAAATAAGAATGTAACAATTACAGCTACTGAAGATGTTCATTTTGCCCTTCTTGAGTTTTCCGAAGCTAAAAGGGAGCTAGTAATATCTCCTCTTGGAGATATCAAAGTCTTAGATACTATCACTATGACCAATTATGGAATAAGAGAATTAAGTAAAATAAAGCCTAGCTTATTGATAGATAATTTCAGGAATATTATTATATTCCCGCCTTTGAGTAATCCCTTCCCTAACTCTAAGAGCGATGCTGACAATAGTCAAATAGATATTGGGGCCCCTTTAAAAAATGGGGAGAAATACTCTGTAAGGTTAGAATATCTAATAAAATCTGAAGATTTTATCAATGTAAAGGACAATTTATTTGAGCTTCAAGTTCCTTTGAGACCTCCCATCGATGGTGTTATAAATGAATATACTATAAAAATCTCATATCCAGATGGTTTCTTAGTTCATAACAAAACGGAGGTATTTAAAGTAAATGCCAATCCATTGGATAATGATGAGCTAAAAGTAGTACTTCAATACGGATCAGCTTGGGCCTCAGTAGATGTAGTTCCGGTAGCTTCATTAATTTTTGTAACTGCAATTATTGCTTCTCTGACTATAGGGGGACCAATGGTTAAGGAAGAAGAAATGCTTAAGAAGAAAATCAAAGCATATACTGAGGCTTTTGATAAGAAGATTAAAGCTAATAATAAACTAATGGATACTTACAAGGAAAGGCAATATGGCCAAATCTCAAAAAGTGAATTCGATAGGGTGCGCCAATCGATAGAAGGAAGAAAGAAAAAAGCTTCTATTGATATAGCTAAGTTGATGTCTGGGTTAATCGAACTGAAATCTTCACTTCAGAAGCCTTTAACCAACATCGAAGGTCTTAGTTATAAATACGATGGAGCAATAAGAGATTTACTTAGCCTTTATGAACAATTTTACACAAAGAGTATTAAAAGCAGAATCTTTGAGAGACTTTTACAGAGTGATCAAAAAAGACTTTCTAAAATCGAAAAAAAACTATTGGGTAACATAGAAATAATTAATCGAGAAGCAGAATTAAAGTCATAAAAAACCAAAGGCTAATACTATAATCAAGAAAAGAAGCTTTATGATAGAGAGGTAATACTTAATTATAACTGATTATTTTTTTAAAAATTTGGAGGACGAATTATTTTGTCTCTACCTAAGGAAGCACAAGATTTGTTTAATGATTCTGACGCTGTAAAAGTACTCGCTACAAAATCTGCTGATGATGTATTACATATCATACCTGTAGGATCCATGAGGGCCCCTAATCCGAATATTATAGCATTTGCTGTAATCTTGATGAAAGAAGCCCATGAAAACCTTAAGAGAGCGATCGAGAATGACGAAAAAGTCTCGACTTTAGCAGTAAAAGTCATACCGGAAAAGGGTCAATTCCTGGGCTATCAAGCGAAATGTAAAGTGAAAAGCTTCGAGACAACAGGTCCCATATACGAAAACTTTAAAGAAAATTTAAAGAAGATGGGATTTGAGGCACATGGGGTGTGGCTCTTGGAACCTATTGAAGTGTATAACCAATCACCTGGGCCAAATGTAGGAAAGAAAATAGCATAATCTCAAATTATCAATCTTGTTTTAATAAGACGTCAGAATTTATTGTAAAAATTATGGCCATAAAGTTTAATTTTGAGTCATTTGGGGTGTTTGGTATGGTTACAGTAGTTATAGACTTAGACAAATGTGAAGGATGTGGAGATTGCGTAGATGTCTGCCCTGTAGGTGTCTTTGAGCTAGATAACGATAATAAAAAAGCTGTTGTTGTAGATCAAGACGAATGCATC
Coding sequences:
- a CDS encoding ferredoxin family protein, with product MVTVVIDLDKCEGCGDCVDVCPVGVFELDNDNKKAVVVDQDECIECDACVTQCPNEAITVSE